Proteins from a single region of Limosilactobacillus fermentum:
- a CDS encoding copper-translocating P-type ATPase — protein sequence MKHLTSLKRFWVCLILTLPMLVQMVAMPWGWMMPGYNWVALVTTTLIIVVGAWPYWKSAWAAFLQHNANMNTLVAIGTAVAYFYSLFAMLTGREVYFESAAFITTFVLLGDAMEERMHQNANGALKKLLDLQVKEAEVLRDGNYVKVPLDQVVVGDLVRVRPGQKVPVDGVITSGVTTVDESMVTGESMPVQKGVGDPVIGSTINQAGTFQFEAQKVGADTMLSQIVELVKKAQTSHAPIQKLTDRIAQVFVPAVLIIAIVTFVVWFSWLKASAVSAMLFAVAVIVIACPCALGLATPTALMVGTGRAAKLGVLIKNGEALEAVNGIKTVVFDKTGTITVGKPQVTDVVGAEDTLAVAAALEDASEHPLALAIVQKAREAGLPVEPVTDFNNVAGEGVTARLAGQVIRVGSARLMAGLAYPAELQARERALQDEAKTVVLVARGDAVIGLLAIQDVPKPSSKRAIEELKARGLKTVMLTGDNQRVAQAIGDQVGIDQVIAGVLPNEKADHVRALEQGGPVAFVGDGINDAPALTSATVGIAMGSGTDVAIESGSIVLVQNDLNGVVRALDMSQKTFNRIKLNLFWALIYNLIGIPIAAGVFVALGLHLSPEVAALAMAFSSVSVVSSSLLLNRTRIAGVQRKV from the coding sequence ATGAAGCATTTAACCAGCTTGAAACGGTTCTGGGTCTGTTTGATTCTGACGCTGCCAATGCTGGTGCAAATGGTGGCGATGCCGTGGGGCTGGATGATGCCGGGCTACAACTGGGTCGCCCTGGTCACCACCACTTTGATCATCGTGGTCGGGGCCTGGCCCTACTGGAAGAGCGCCTGGGCAGCCTTTTTACAGCACAACGCCAACATGAACACCCTAGTGGCGATCGGGACGGCGGTGGCCTACTTCTACAGCCTCTTTGCCATGCTAACCGGGCGGGAGGTCTACTTTGAATCGGCCGCCTTTATCACCACCTTCGTCCTCTTGGGCGACGCGATGGAGGAACGGATGCACCAAAACGCCAACGGTGCCCTCAAAAAACTGCTCGACTTACAGGTTAAAGAGGCCGAGGTCTTGCGTGATGGCAATTACGTTAAGGTGCCACTAGACCAAGTGGTGGTTGGCGACTTGGTCCGGGTGCGCCCCGGTCAAAAGGTGCCGGTTGATGGTGTGATCACCAGCGGGGTGACGACGGTTGACGAATCGATGGTCACCGGTGAAAGTATGCCGGTTCAAAAGGGGGTCGGCGATCCCGTGATTGGTTCAACGATCAACCAAGCCGGGACATTCCAGTTTGAAGCCCAAAAGGTTGGCGCCGATACGATGCTCTCCCAAATTGTCGAGCTAGTTAAAAAGGCCCAAACCAGCCACGCCCCGATCCAAAAGTTAACTGACCGGATCGCCCAGGTCTTCGTGCCGGCGGTCTTGATCATTGCGATCGTCACCTTCGTCGTCTGGTTTAGTTGGTTAAAGGCGAGCGCCGTTTCCGCAATGCTCTTCGCCGTGGCGGTGATCGTGATCGCCTGTCCGTGTGCGTTGGGGCTGGCGACGCCAACGGCCCTAATGGTCGGAACCGGCCGGGCCGCTAAGCTTGGCGTCCTGATCAAGAACGGGGAGGCCCTGGAGGCGGTCAATGGGATTAAGACGGTCGTCTTTGATAAGACCGGGACGATCACGGTTGGTAAGCCCCAGGTGACCGACGTGGTTGGTGCAGAAGACACCCTGGCGGTAGCGGCGGCCTTAGAAGACGCCTCCGAGCACCCCTTGGCACTGGCGATCGTCCAAAAGGCTAGGGAAGCGGGGCTGCCAGTCGAACCGGTGACAGACTTTAATAACGTCGCCGGCGAAGGGGTAACGGCCAGATTGGCCGGCCAAGTTATCCGGGTCGGCAGCGCCCGCTTAATGGCGGGCCTGGCCTACCCAGCCGAACTGCAAGCAAGGGAACGGGCCCTCCAGGATGAGGCCAAAACGGTCGTCTTGGTGGCCAGGGGCGACGCCGTGATTGGCTTGCTCGCCATTCAAGACGTTCCCAAGCCGAGCTCCAAGCGTGCGATTGAAGAGCTCAAGGCCCGCGGCTTGAAGACGGTTATGCTAACCGGGGACAATCAGCGGGTGGCCCAAGCGATTGGTGACCAAGTCGGGATCGACCAGGTCATCGCGGGCGTTTTACCAAACGAAAAGGCCGATCACGTTCGGGCGCTGGAGCAAGGTGGCCCGGTGGCCTTTGTTGGGGACGGGATCAATGACGCCCCGGCCTTGACCAGTGCCACCGTTGGGATTGCGATGGGCAGCGGGACCGACGTGGCGATTGAATCTGGTTCGATCGTCCTCGTCCAAAACGATTTAAACGGCGTGGTCAGGGCGCTGGATATGTCACAAAAGACCTTCAACCGAATCAAGCTGAACCTCTTTTGGGCCCTGATCTACAACCTGATCGGGATTCCGATTGCCGCCGGGGTCTTCGTGGCCCTGGGGCTGCACCTGAGCCCGGAGGTGGCCGCCCTCGCGATGGCCTTCTCTTCGGTCTCGGTGGTTTCCTCGTCACTCTTGCTCAATCGAACCAGGATTGCGGGAGTGCAAAGGAAAGTGTAA